In Leptodesmis sichuanensis A121, the following are encoded in one genomic region:
- a CDS encoding S8 family serine peptidase: MDSRTVKGQARLTGIQRVGWGLGVLTLAAIACCASDRLLLPGLAKVAVKPLRSSSVGEMGIDALRLQKAPYNLTGRKIAIGQVEIGRPGQFGIDKAVSKNQVMSPTQVFYQDSLARMNTADSHAQNVASIILSSAKLMRGVAPDARLYSSAAGTPKRYGQPEECLSAQHIALQNGGDVRAINFSFGEALRHDPRPKAQLDGNALLTQCVDWSSRVHNVLYVVAGNQGRGGISIPTDNYNGINVAFTTRIQDVFARVDFANLGDPAFGAVEGQESNVGPRRSIGLVAPGNEVSLVNPNGSVTTSSGTSFAAPHVTGTVALLQEYGDRQLRQSCKSDSGCSLPWTLDARRAEVMKAILLNSTDKLKDQGDGLTLGMSRTILDKNNRTWIEADTSQNPKIPLHIQMGTGQLNAFRAYQQFSPGQWHPEHPIPAIGWDYRTIAAPDTPSSPLATPAYRDYVFDKPLQGGSYVSITLAWNRLVELIDKNRTDRYELGDEFRDRGLNTLYLYLMRAEDNDPKRSIWSSISDVDSVQHIFHKVPATGRYKIRVQFMKRVNEPVQPYAIAWWSVPAR; the protein is encoded by the coding sequence TGTTGTGCCAGCGATCGTCTGCTGCTGCCAGGGTTAGCTAAGGTTGCTGTCAAACCTTTGCGCTCCAGTTCTGTTGGAGAAATGGGGATTGATGCTCTACGGCTGCAGAAGGCTCCTTATAACCTGACGGGACGTAAGATCGCGATCGGTCAGGTAGAAATTGGTCGTCCTGGTCAGTTCGGGATTGATAAGGCTGTCTCTAAAAATCAGGTCATGAGTCCGACGCAGGTGTTTTACCAGGATTCTCTGGCCCGCATGAATACGGCAGACAGCCATGCTCAGAATGTGGCCAGCATTATCCTCAGTTCAGCCAAACTGATGCGGGGTGTGGCTCCCGATGCCCGTCTGTATTCCTCAGCGGCAGGTACCCCTAAGCGGTATGGTCAGCCAGAGGAATGCCTCTCGGCCCAACATATTGCCTTACAGAATGGTGGTGATGTGCGAGCGATTAACTTCAGTTTTGGGGAAGCACTCCGTCACGATCCTCGGCCCAAAGCTCAATTAGATGGTAATGCCTTGTTAACTCAATGTGTCGATTGGTCGAGCCGCGTGCATAACGTGCTGTATGTCGTGGCCGGAAATCAGGGACGCGGTGGCATTTCCATTCCAACCGATAATTACAATGGCATCAATGTGGCCTTTACCACACGGATTCAGGATGTCTTTGCCAGGGTGGATTTTGCCAACCTGGGGGATCCGGCCTTTGGAGCCGTGGAAGGTCAGGAGAGCAATGTTGGCCCCCGTCGTTCTATTGGCCTCGTTGCTCCCGGAAATGAAGTGTCCCTGGTTAACCCCAACGGTAGCGTGACGACCTCCTCTGGTACCAGTTTTGCGGCCCCTCATGTTACGGGAACGGTAGCCCTGTTACAGGAATATGGCGATCGCCAATTGCGCCAGAGTTGTAAATCTGATTCCGGTTGCTCCCTGCCCTGGACTCTGGATGCTCGTCGCGCAGAAGTGATGAAGGCTATTTTGTTGAACTCAACCGACAAGCTGAAGGATCAGGGGGACGGCTTAACGCTGGGCATGAGCCGCACGATTTTGGATAAAAACAATCGCACCTGGATAGAGGCTGATACCTCCCAAAATCCCAAAATTCCTCTCCACATTCAAATGGGAACAGGACAACTCAACGCCTTCCGTGCCTATCAGCAATTTAGTCCTGGCCAGTGGCATCCAGAACACCCCATTCCTGCGATCGGTTGGGACTACAGAACCATAGCTGCCCCAGATACTCCATCTTCCCCCCTCGCGACTCCTGCCTACCGCGATTATGTGTTTGACAAACCGTTACAGGGGGGCAGTTATGTCTCCATTACCCTGGCCTGGAATCGATTGGTAGAACTAATCGACAAGAATCGTACCGATCGCTATGAATTGGGTGACGAATTTCGCGATCGCGGTCTGAATACCCTTTATCTCTATCTCATGCGGGCTGAGGATAATGACCCAAAACGAAGTATCTGGTCGTCCATCAGCGATGTGGATAGTGTGCAACACATCTTTCACAAAGTTCCAGCAACCGGACGGTACAAAATTCGGGTGCAGTTTATGAAGCGAGTAAACGAACCCGTTCAGCCCTATGCGATCGCCTGGTGGAGTGTTCCCGCCCGTTGA
- a CDS encoding FHA domain-containing protein has protein sequence MPAAAYQNHILIIEDDKGRLEIPLDGPTYSIGRDPNCDIRLFSQFVSRRHATLVQIPNEDGSFSYRIVDGVPRGKASSNGILINGRKLKAHDLQHEDKVVFGPNVSATYLALKRDAVMTSPPDEFDITLIGPNMIGEPEDG, from the coding sequence ATGCCTGCTGCTGCTTACCAAAACCATATACTGATTATTGAAGATGACAAGGGCCGCCTCGAGATTCCCCTCGATGGGCCAACATACTCCATTGGCCGTGATCCAAATTGTGACATTCGATTGTTTTCCCAGTTTGTCTCGCGGCGGCACGCAACTCTGGTGCAAATACCCAACGAAGATGGCTCTTTTTCCTATCGCATCGTAGATGGGGTTCCTAGAGGAAAAGCCAGTTCCAATGGGATATTAATTAACGGTAGGAAACTTAAAGCCCATGATTTGCAGCACGAGGACAAAGTGGTTTTTGGCCCTAATGTTAGTGCAACTTATCTGGCACTCAAGCGGGATGCGGTAATGACATCTCCTCCCGATGAATTTGATATCACACTAATTGGGCCTAATATGATTGGTGAGCCAGAAGACGGATAA
- a CDS encoding heavy metal translocating P-type ATPase produces the protein MAPEVVIPALARTIAIDVTGMKCAGCVRAVEQELTQCEGVVSATVNLATEVATVQYQPGTANPVKLAEKLTAAGFPSQPRLPVGDRTSTGQIDIQERRRLETQQQLWRLAIATLLLFLSALGHLELLAGIKLPGLSNIWFHCGLATVALLGPGRAMLIDGWRGLRRNAPNMNTLVSLGTLTAYTTSLIALLFPQLGWECFFDEPVMLVGFILLGRTLEQQARQRAASAFQSLLALQPKIARLIPAQESPPGGSPTASAAIEIPADSVRVGEWLQVLPGDKIPVDGEIVAGQTTVDESMLTGESIPIFKQPGDLVAAGTLNQSGTIALRTTRTGQDTTLAQIIALVEAAQTQKAPIQRLADVVAGYFTYGVMTIATLTFCFWYFFGTHLWPEVLGTGDWGIGSSHLMSHHFLTHHPTTPSPLLLSLKLAIAVLVVACPCALGLATPTAILVGSGIGAERGLLIRGSDILERVSHLNTIIFDKTGTLTTGKPTVTDCLVISPPHSSTSPPLYSSSTLLQLAASVESGTRHPLAIAIQQQAQQQELPVLPAQDFVTTPGLGVGATVLQDAVSDPDQRPVRVILGTLDWLEQHQVKVDEEIQQQAQSLAQAGKTVVYVAVNDRVAGMIAVLDILRPDAEPMVTELKRMGLQVMMLTGDRQETATAIAQALNLPAEAILAEVRPEAKAHLIANLQQQGYRVAMVGDGINDAPALAQADVGIALHSGTDVATETAGIILMRDRLTDVVESIRLSRATFNKIQQNLFWAFAYNILGIPLAAGVLLPTLGILLSPAAAGAMMAFSSVSVVMNSLLLYLTFSPSKS, from the coding sequence ATGGCCCCTGAGGTAGTGATTCCAGCCTTGGCCCGAACGATCGCCATCGACGTAACCGGAATGAAATGTGCGGGTTGTGTGCGGGCTGTAGAGCAGGAACTGACCCAGTGCGAAGGGGTGGTGTCGGCCACGGTGAATCTGGCAACAGAAGTGGCGACGGTGCAATATCAACCGGGTACGGCCAATCCTGTCAAGCTGGCGGAAAAGTTAACAGCAGCCGGATTCCCCTCCCAACCTCGATTGCCAGTGGGCGATCGCACCTCAACTGGCCAGATTGATATTCAAGAGCGGCGCAGATTAGAAACCCAACAACAACTCTGGCGACTGGCGATCGCCACCCTGCTCCTGTTTCTGTCTGCTCTGGGACACCTGGAACTGCTGGCCGGGATCAAACTTCCTGGCTTGAGCAACATCTGGTTTCACTGCGGTCTGGCCACCGTGGCCTTGCTGGGGCCAGGGCGTGCCATGCTGATCGATGGTTGGCGGGGATTGCGGCGCAATGCTCCCAACATGAACACCCTGGTCAGTTTGGGAACCCTCACTGCCTACACCACCAGTCTGATTGCGTTGCTGTTTCCCCAACTCGGCTGGGAGTGCTTTTTTGATGAGCCTGTGATGCTGGTTGGCTTTATCCTGCTGGGGCGCACTCTAGAACAACAGGCCCGTCAGCGAGCGGCCAGTGCTTTTCAATCTCTGCTGGCCCTGCAACCCAAAATTGCCCGTTTGATCCCGGCCCAGGAATCACCTCCTGGTGGATCCCCAACGGCCTCTGCAGCGATCGAAATTCCGGCAGATTCGGTACGGGTGGGAGAATGGCTACAAGTGCTACCGGGTGACAAAATTCCGGTGGATGGCGAAATAGTAGCCGGACAGACGACCGTGGATGAGTCGATGTTAACGGGAGAATCCATCCCCATCTTTAAGCAACCTGGAGATCTGGTAGCAGCAGGAACCCTGAACCAATCCGGCACGATCGCTCTACGCACCACCCGTACCGGACAGGACACCACTCTGGCTCAAATCATTGCGTTAGTGGAAGCGGCCCAAACCCAGAAGGCGCCGATTCAAAGACTGGCAGATGTAGTCGCGGGATACTTCACCTACGGCGTGATGACGATCGCCACTCTCACCTTTTGTTTCTGGTACTTCTTCGGCACTCATCTCTGGCCGGAGGTATTAGGAACTGGAGATTGGGGAATAGGAAGTAGCCATCTGATGTCCCATCACTTCCTCACCCACCATCCCACCACCCCGTCCCCCCTGCTCCTCAGCCTGAAACTTGCGATCGCCGTACTGGTAGTCGCCTGCCCCTGTGCCCTTGGTCTTGCCACTCCGACAGCGATTCTGGTAGGTTCCGGCATTGGTGCTGAACGTGGCCTGTTAATCCGGGGTAGTGACATCCTGGAACGGGTTTCCCATCTCAATACCATCATCTTCGACAAAACCGGCACCCTCACCACAGGCAAACCCACCGTCACCGACTGCCTGGTCATCTCACCCCCCCACTCATCCACTTCCCCACCCCTCTACTCCTCCTCCACTCTCCTCCAACTCGCCGCCAGTGTCGAAAGCGGTACCCGTCACCCGTTGGCGATCGCCATTCAACAGCAAGCTCAACAGCAGGAACTGCCCGTACTTCCGGCTCAAGATTTTGTCACCACTCCCGGCCTTGGAGTAGGGGCCACGGTGTTGCAAGATGCAGTATCTGATCCCGATCAGAGGCCCGTGCGGGTAATTTTAGGAACATTGGACTGGTTGGAACAGCATCAGGTGAAGGTTGATGAGGAAATCCAACAACAGGCCCAGTCGCTCGCTCAAGCAGGTAAAACGGTGGTTTATGTCGCAGTGAATGATCGCGTGGCTGGGATGATTGCCGTATTGGATATCCTGCGTCCAGATGCCGAACCGATGGTTACTGAACTGAAGCGGATGGGCTTACAGGTGATGATGCTGACTGGCGATCGCCAGGAAACGGCAACCGCGATCGCCCAGGCTCTCAATCTACCAGCAGAAGCGATTCTGGCAGAAGTTAGACCAGAAGCCAAGGCTCACCTGATTGCTAATCTGCAACAGCAGGGATATCGGGTGGCTATGGTGGGCGATGGGATCAATGATGCCCCAGCCTTGGCTCAGGCAGATGTGGGAATTGCCCTGCATTCAGGAACGGACGTTGCCACTGAAACGGCAGGTATTATTCTGATGCGCGATCGCCTGACCGATGTGGTGGAATCGATCCGTCTCAGTCGAGCCACCTTCAATAAGATTCAGCAAAATTTGTTTTGGGCCTTTGCCTACAATATTTTAGGAATTCCTCTGGCCGCTGGTGTCCTGTTACCCACCCTGGGGATCCTCCTCAGTCCGGCAGCGGCAGGAGCCATGATGGCCTTCAGTTCAGTCAGTGTTGTCATGAATTCTCTGTTACTTTATTTGACATTTTCTCCTTCTAAATCCTAA